DNA from Eucalyptus grandis isolate ANBG69807.140 chromosome 5, ASM1654582v1, whole genome shotgun sequence:
aacaACGTTCTTTTGGTATaagttgaattttaatataatagaaaaattaagtaaattaaattaaatttaaaacaaaacaataatataatttatttttattttaaaaaaatgtaggaggaggaggaaaggcAGCCAACGGCTGAGGCGGAGCCCTCGTTGCCACCGCCTCCCGCCATCGCcgggaaggtgggggagggttggccgggccCGCctccttttcttaaaaaaatttcaaaatttttttaaaattttaaaattttctaatatttttaaaaattttcagaaattttttttaaaattttctaaaatttttgaatttttttaacttttaatttctttttaattaatttatttttttaatattttataaaattttatagaattttataaatttttacaaaattttaaaatttttaaaattttttatattttcaaaattttttaaattttttataatttttttttaatttttaaaattttttaattttttataatttttgtaaatttttaaatttttaaaaatttaacattttttaatattttaatatttttttaaatatttaaataaatttagttttaaattattttttatattaaatttttgcgCGTCAACATTAAAACGCGCCGTTTACTCACTTCgaaaaattgacacgtcagcGTTTTGGCGGATTTtagccggattggcactcaagtgatccattttactccgatttggcacttaagtatacatttcgtaagttataaAACTTAAATGTCCTTTCTGAAATTAAGgaacttgaagcgttcttttgccattGATTACCTAACGCGTTTTCTCGTATCgtgtcttttgtttttctctacCACCCCTCCATCATATCTACTTAAATAATACATTGGAGCATTCAGATGCGGCTGATATTTGCTTGAGCAAGATATATGAAACCCGATTGGAAGGTCGTGACATTAAACCACCGAATAATGAAGAGGAGCTCAAGAAGTGGAAAGTGAAAGCACACAATGCCATGTAGGATTGAGACAACATTTTGCAGAGGTTGAAGACCTTTACGAAGAAATCATGGAGATGGTTCCTGCAGATCCTATCACAACAACATGGACCGATCGTTGCTCTCGGCGATCATTACTTACTTCTCTGCAACCTTCGGCATCAACTTGAGGAGCTCCAGGACGAAATCCAAATGGCCCAAGACACGGGCGACATGCTATGGCGTGTGCTGGGCTCCTTGGAGAGCCGTCTCCTCTAGATGAGTGCATTGCTTGCGATCAAGTCATTCAGTTCATCAACATTGTGCCTCTGAGCTGCTGCGATCAATCGTGGGTCCATTTGAGTGGACTTATCTGCTCTGAACATGACTAATAATGGTGAATGTGAACAGTATGGTGCAGGCCCTCCTCTAAGCCTGACTCGTGGTTCTATGTGTTCGAAGAAAACATGTTCTCTTGATGGCCCATTCATCTGAAGAAGCAAAGACCAAATAAGTACTTGGAAGAAAACTTGCGCAACCTTATCTCAGAATCTGGACTGCTGTCCGTGAAGTCACAAACGTGCTATAAACTCAGGAAACATCTACTAGGAAAATATGCACAGCAAATTACTTGTGGACACTACACAATCAACTGCAGAGAATCAAGGACATCGATCTGATATCTGGTGACGCATATTCTTGGGAAAATACAATACAGCGAATCACTCAGGGACATTACACAATCAACTGCGGAGAATTAAGGACGGTAAATCAATATCTGATTCTGTGAAATAAACTCCATTCGATATTTCTGAAGCTTGCATTTCTTAGCGCAACCTTAAGGAAAGACATACCATCATTAACAACAATGAATTAGGTCTTTAGACGGTACATATCCCCCAAGAGGTTAAATTGAGAAAGCCTTTTCAAGCAAAAATTTAAAGCTAGCGCCAACCGTCTCTGTATcaatagaagaagaagtggCGTCACTAGCAGTAGCACGCTCCACAACTCCCCATTTTTCAGATCAAACGTTTTGTCCAGTAATGTGAACAGCAGGTAACACGTGAAGCAATAGTAAGTTAGAACCATTGCGGTCACGGAAAGTAACAGCGGCAGCCTAACAGTGAGATCTCTGGTGAGGCAAATGATCATCTGAATCGACAATAAGAGTCCAAATGTGTTGCCACTCATGAAGGCGATGTACGCAACGTCcctgccaagaagacaagtcaCCCAAGATGCATAGTATGTGAGAAAGCCTTTCGTAAAACTACTGTCTACTTTTGTTGTAAACCTCGGAGGCTGAAGCACAGCTTGGTAGGTCGTGCTCGCGATGAGCACAATGACGACCAGCAAGGCATTGCGTTTGTCACCCAtcgtctctttttctttgttcaaatTTTTCGATGGGGTATAAGATAATGACTGAGGAGCATTTGTGACTGGTTCCACATCTAATTGATCTTCCTCCAAGAGTAGTCTTGAAGCAAGTGAgtttgatcttcctcttccgtGTTCAGCTACAACTTCTTTATCAGTAACAATGACCGGCTGGGTCCCTAGACTGTACATATCCCCCAGGAGGTTAAAGCAAGAAAgcttttccaaccaaaaatttAAAGCTAGTGCCAACCGCCTCTGTGCTAGTAGAAGAAGAATTGACGTCATTATCGGCAGTACGGTCCACAATTCCACGTTTATCAGACCAAACGTTTTGTCCAGTAACGTGAACGGCAGATAATATGTGAAGCAATAGTAAGTTTGAACCAGCGCGGTCATGGAGAGTAACAGTGGCAGCCTGATGGGGAGATCTCTGGTGAGGCAAATGATCATCTGGATCGACAGCAAGAGTCCAAATGTATTGCCAGTTATGAAGCCAAAGTAAGCAATGTCTCTACCAAGAGGACCAGTCACCCAAGATGCATAATTTGCGAGGAAGCCTTTCGTTGAATTATCTTCGACTTTTATCCCAAAGCTTGGAGGCTGAAGCACGGCTTGGTAGGTCACGCTCGCAATGAGTGTCGCAACAGCTAGCAGGGCATTGCGTATATCGCCTATCGACtcttttcctttattcaaaattttcaaatttgcagCTGTTTCCCAATCTAATTGATCTTCCTCCGAGACTAGTCTTGAAGCGAGCAAGttggctcttcttcttctgagtTTGGCTCCAGCTGGTGCGTTAATTTCTCTGATCTCTTTACCATTAACAATGACGGATAGGGTCCATAGACTGTACATATCCCCAAGGAGGTTAAAATGAGAAAGCCTTTCCAAGCAAGAATCTAAAGCTAGCGCCAACCACCTCTGTGCtagtagaagaagaagtgatATCATTACCGGAAGGATGCTCAACAATTTCACGTTTTTCAGACCAAGCCCTTTGTCCAGTAATGTGAACGGCAAGAAATACGTGAAGCAATAGTAAGTTTGAACCATTGCAATCATGGAAAGTAACAGCGGCAGCCTAATGGGGAGATCTCTGGTGAGGCAAATGATCATTTGGACTGACACCAAGAGTCCGAAGGTGTTGCCACTCATGAAGGCAATGTACGCTAAGTCCCTGCCAAGAGGACCAGTCATCCAAGATTCATAGGATGCGAGGAAGCCTTTCATGGAACTACTGTCGACCTTTGTTGTAAAGCTTGGAGGCTGATGCACGGCTTGGTAGGTGGTGCTTGCGATGAGTGCGGCGACAACCAGCAAGGCATTGCGTATGTCCCACATTGACTCTTTATCTTTGTTCAAATTTTTCGATGGGAAATGATATAATGATTGAGGAGCATTTGTGGCTGATTTGGCATCTGATTTATCTTCCTCTGAGAGTAGTCTTGAAGCATGCAAATTTGATCTCCCTCTTCGATGTTCAGCTCCAGCTTCTTTATTATCAACTAATTGGGTCCCCAGACTGTACATGTTCCCTAGGAGGTTAAAGCAAGAAAgcttttccaaccaaaaatttAAAGCTAGTGCCAACGGCCTCTGTGCCAGTAGAAGGAGAATTGATGTCGTTATTGGCAGCACGGTCAACAGTTCCACGTTTATCAGACCAAACGCTTTATCGAGTAATGTGAATGGCAGGTAATACGTGAAGCAGTAGTAAGTTTGAACCAGTGCTGTCACGGAGAGTAACAGCGGCAGCCTGACAGGGAGATCTCTGGTGAGACAAATGATCATCTGGATCGATAGCAAAATTCCAAAGGTGTTGCAGCTTATGAAGCCAATGTACACAAAGTCCCTACCAAGAGGACGAGTCACCCAAGAAGCATAGTGTGCAAGGAAGCTTTTTGTTGAATGATCATCAACTTTTGTCCTAAAGCTTGGAGGCTGAAGCACGGCTTGGTAGGTTGCACTTGCGATGAGCGTGGCGACAATTAGTAGGGTGTTGCGTGTGTCTCCTATCGACTCTCTTTCTTTGTTCAAAAGTTTCGAATTTGCAACCGGTTCCCCATCTGATTGATCTTCCTCCGAGACTAGTCTTGAAGCGTGCGAGTTGGTTCTCCTGTGTTCGGCTCCATCTGGTGCGTTTATTTCTCCAATCTCTCTATCCTTAACAATGACAGACTGGGTCCTCAGACTGTACATATCCCCTAGGAGGTTAAACCGAGATAGCATTTCCAAGCAAATATCTAAAGCTAGTGCCAACGGCCTCTGTGCCAATAGAAGAAGAATTGACATCGTTACTGGCAGCATGCTCAACAATTCCACGTTTTTTAGACCAAATGCTTTGTCCTGTAATGTGAATGGCAGGTAAAACGTGAAGCAGTAGTAAGTTTGAACCATTGTGGTCACGGAAAGTAATAGCGGCAGCCTGACAGGGAGATCTCTGGTGAGGCAAATGATCATCTGGACTGACACCAAGAATCCGAATGTGTTGCCGCTCATGAAGATGATGTACGCCAAGTTCGTGCCAAGAGGACCGGCTATCACAGATGCATAACATGCGTGGAAACCTTTTGTGGAATCAACTTCCTTAATAAAGCTTGGAAGTTGAATCACGGCTTGGTAGGTGGTGCTAGCAATGAGCGCAGCGACGACCAGTAGGGCATTGCGTGAGTCGCCCATTGATGATTGAGGAGCATTCGTTGGTCGTTTCCCATCTGATCGACGACTGTCAGCTCCTCGGATATAGTCATCGTCGTCCACCGAGACTAGTGGTGAAGAGGGCGTGGTTGATCGTCCTCTTCTGTGTATGGCTCCAGTCCGTGCGTGAATTTCTCTCATCTCTCTATCTCCTGCTCCCCTTTGTGAGAGAATTGAGACATCTAGAGGCATCAAGCCACTTCATTCGAGGCGCACGCATCTACCACCTCGTAATCGATAACATGCCAAGGAAGCATGAAATCAACCACCTGCAAATTTTTTCCATCTTCGTTTTGTACTCATTGATTTACagatatttagaaaatatagaaaatattttggcaTATGGTAGAGATGCCAAATTCCTAAGAAGAATTTTGCATATGGGATATCAAAATAACACCCTCACTAAAATGTAAACTTATAAAATAGGTTGATTGGGTCtagtttgggtcgggtcataaatgatcCGActcaaattgaccaatttaaccTGTTACAACCCATTTATCCTAATACAAATTTCTTGACTCGTACCCAACCCGACTCATATCGAATCCATACAAAATTTCAGTGAAATGATGTGCCATGAAAAGTGCGATAAAAAAGGGGAACCTACCTCGAAATTtttcagcagcagcagcagcgagaTACGAGACAATATTGCCTCAGTTGTCCTTCCGATTGATCACCTATTCCTTCTTGTGCCATGCTCCACCAACACAACGACCACGTCAAACCAGTAGTCCTTCACCGCAAGCTGAAGCGCGGTCACCTTAGGGCGTTTGTCTCTTCGACGGACTCAGGCAAAGCGGAGAGCAGTACCTTCGTGACATCGAGCTCTCCGTTCACGACCGCATAATGGAAAGGGATTCTTCTCTCCCTTCCCTTCACAAAGCATAGGTGTTGACCCCCAAAGTCTAGAGTTCCCTCGCTGTAAtaactgagagagagagtgggagtCAAGGAGGGGACGAGGGGAagcaaagaggaaaaagagatgggaaaaaaaacaggagagaaagagaggggagagaCGTGAGTGTGaacgagagagggagaagaaaacagaaaggagaaaaagagagtagaaagggagagggagaaagagagggcGAGGAAGAGAGTCAGGGAAATAAGAGAGAAGAGAGTCTTCGTAAACGagagtaaaacaaaaagagaagaggacgaagaaaaataagagatagagacagagacagaggcGGGCGcgaaacaaagagagaaaagaaaagagaaaaatatggaAAGCTGACAAAGTCAAGGTGACTTTTGCTATTTGGTTGGGTATTCTCGAGCGAGCAatgcttatttcttttttggttttgtaaacTCGTgtcttcaaaatgataaagatcATATATTACGAATTATAAAAGTCATGGTGTAACATGccttttataaaattaaaaaaaaaaagtgcttttGAAgc
Protein-coding regions in this window:
- the LOC120293341 gene encoding uncharacterized protein LOC120293341, producing MPLDVSILSQRGAGDREMREIHARTGAIHRRGRSTTPSSPLVSVDDDDYIRGADSRRSDGKRPTNAPQSSMGDSRNALLVVAALIASTTYQAVIQLPSFIKEVDSTKGFHACYASVIAGPLGTNLAYIIFMSGNTFGFLVSVQMIICLTRDLPVRLPLLLSVTTMVQTYYCFTFYLPFTLQDKAFGLKNVELLSMLPVTMSILLLLAQRPLALALDICLEMLSRFNLLGDMYSLRTQSVIVKDREIGEINAPDGAEHRRTNSHASRLVSEEDQSDGEPVANSKLLNKERESIGDTRNTLLIVATLIASATYQAVLQPPSFRTKVDDHSTKSFLAHYASWVTRPLGRDFVYIGFISCNTFGILLSIQMIICLTRDLPVRLPLLLSVTALVQTYYCFTYYLPFTLLDKAFGLINVELLTVLPITTSILLLLAQRPLALALNFWLEKLSCFNLLGNMYSLGTQLVDNKEAGAEHRRGRSNLHASRLLSEEDKSDAKSATNAPQSLYHFPSKNLNKDKESMWDIRNALLVVAALIASTTYQAVHQPPSFTTKVDSSSMKGFLASYESWMTGPLGRDLAYIAFMSGNTFGLLVSVQMIICLTRDLPIRLPLLLSMIAMVQTYYCFTYFLPFTLLDKGLGLKNVKLLSILPVMISLLLLLAQRWLALALDSCLERLSHFNLLGDMYSLWTLSVIVNGKEIREINAPAGAKLRRRRANLLASRLVSEEDQLDWETAANLKILNKGKESIGDIRNALLAVATLIASVTYQAVLQPPSFGIKVEDNSTKGFLANYASWVTGPLGRDIAYFGFITGNTFGLLLSIQMIICLTRDLPIRLPLLLSMTALVQTYYCFTYYLPFTLLDKTFGLINVELWTVLPIMTSILLLLAQRRLALALNFWLEKLSCFNLLGDMYSLGTQPVIVTDKEVVAEHGRGRSNSLASRLLLEEDQLDVEPVTNAPQSLSYTPSKNLNKEKETMGDKRNALLVVIVLIASTTYQAVLQPPRFTTKVDSSFTKGFLTYYASWVTCLLGRDVAYIAFMSGNTFGLLLSIQMIICLTRDLTVRLPLLLSVTAMVLTYYCFTCYLLFTLLDKTFDLKNGELWSVLLLVTPLLLLLIQRRLALALNFCLKRLSQFNLLGDMYRLKT